From the Serratia nematodiphila DZ0503SBS1 genome, one window contains:
- a CDS encoding haloacid dehalogenase-like hydrolase: protein MKSVYDLDGTLVPFNTFKVWVVLSFFISIFFLRWYFLFSIIKFAICRKIGRMDRVGFKVALLAIQQRTKFWPYVGKKYGKWLARHSLRKDLLVLGDNSTKCLATAAPDIYVSSFSQEVNDFDVTICAHFCHSGEFVETLNVVKLKFVREQFSEEPDLFFTDHYDDIPLAMAAKFTYIVSPSIKSERLFSDMLNAGRYTIV, encoded by the coding sequence TTGAAATCCGTATATGATCTTGATGGTACACTTGTGCCATTTAACACTTTTAAAGTATGGGTTGTTCTGTCTTTTTTCATCTCTATTTTTTTCCTTAGATGGTATTTTTTATTCTCTATTATTAAATTCGCCATATGCAGGAAAATTGGGAGAATGGATCGCGTTGGATTTAAGGTGGCTTTATTAGCGATTCAGCAACGCACCAAGTTTTGGCCCTATGTCGGTAAGAAGTACGGAAAATGGTTGGCCCGCCATTCTCTCCGAAAGGATTTGCTCGTTCTAGGTGATAATTCGACTAAGTGCTTGGCAACTGCAGCGCCGGATATTTATGTGTCCTCTTTCTCTCAGGAAGTTAATGATTTTGATGTCACTATATGTGCACATTTTTGCCACTCAGGTGAATTTGTCGAAACATTAAATGTAGTGAAGCTTAAATTCGTTCGGGAGCAATTTTCTGAGGAACCAGATCTTTTCTTTACTGATCATTATGATGATATCCCGTTAGCTATGGCTGCTAAGTTTACCTATATTGTTTCTCCATCAATAAAGTCCGAGAGA